Part of the Schaalia odontolytica genome is shown below.
GCGAGGTCGAGGCCTCGTGGCGGATTCTTGACCCGATCCTCGACTTTTGGGACACCCAGGGTCAGCCCGAGCCCTACGCGCCGGGCACGTGGGGTCCTTCATCCGCGCACGACATGTTGGCCCGCGACGGCCGCTTCTGGAGGCTTCCGTGATTATTACCCTGAAGAACACGACATCCGCGCAGGTCGCTTCGCGCATCGTCGAGCTGCGCGACGAACGCGGCTCCGCGGCGCTGAGCCGCGTCCTGACCCTTCTCATCTGCGTTCCCGACGTCATCGACGTTGACAACGCGATCGAGGTGTCGGATGCGGTTTCGCGCGAGCACCCTTGCCGCGTCATCGTCATTGTCGAGCCTTCCTCCGTCCAGGGCGAAGCGAGCCTCAATGCGCAGATTCGCGTGGGCGATGCCGCGGGCCTGTCCGACATCATCATTCTCGAGCCGCGCGGTGAGGCCGCAACAAACATCGACTCCCTCGTCATGCCACTCCTGCAGTCCGATACTCCGGTCGTCACCTACTGGCCGCTTACCCCTCCCTCTGACCCCGGCCGTCACCCCCTGGGGCGTCTTGCCGTCAAACGCATCACGGATTCTCGCGCAACGAGCTGCCCGATGGAGACGCTCTCGGCTTTGTCCTCCGTCTACACCTCCGGGGACACCGACCTGGCATGGGCGGGCGTGACCCTGTGGCGCGCACTCCTGGCAGCTATCGCGGAGGACCTTGATCGGATGCCCACTTCGATTCGGATCGCGGGAAACGCGACCCACCCCTCGCCGTTCCTGGTGGCCGCGTGGCTCCACCACCAGCTGGGTGTTCCCGTCGAGAGGGTCGTGGATCCGCACGCCCTGACGATCACGGACATCACCTTCTTCTTCGATGACGACACCACCGTGTCCCTCTCGCGCAGCGCCACCTCCTCCGTGGCACGCCTCTCCCGTCCCGGACTCGAGGATCGCAACGTGAATCTCGCGCGTCGCTCCGTCCAGGATTCTCTCATGGAGGAGCTGCGTCGCCTCGACCCGGATGTCTACTACGGCGAGCTTTTGACGACGGAACTTCCTCGCCTGGCCTTTTGCACCGAGGGGAAGTGAGATGCTCAGCGTTCGTACGCTCGCGGTGCTACCCGGCCCGCAGGAACTGGCCGAGGCCGTCGGGGATGCCCTCTTTGCGCGTTTGCGGATCCTGATCGAGGAGGCGGAGCCCGGGCAACGGGTCAACCTGGCGATCTCCGGGGGCGCGATCACCTCCTCCCTACTCCCCTCTCTGCGCGGGCGAGTTGGCGAGGTCGACTGGTCGCGGGTGCGCGTGTGGTTCGTTGACGAACGCTACGTCGCCGCCGGCGACCCCGATCGCAACGACGACCAGGCGTGGCAAGGCTTCTTTCACGCCGCGCCCGGCGTGGAGTTCATCCGCATGCCCTCACGAGCCCCCGGCGGTCGCGGTGACGACAGTCTCGACGCGGCTGCACTCGCCTTCGAGGACACGTGGACCTCGCTCATGGGTGATGGATCCTTCGACATCGCCCTCATCGGCATGGGCCCTGACGGTCACGTTGCCTCGTTGTTCCCCGGTCGCATCGACGATGAGGCTCGCCCGATCCTGGCAGTGCGTGACTCGCCCAAGCCTCCCCCCGAGCGCATCACGGTTTCGATGCCGCTCATGCGCCGCTGCGCGGAAGTCTGGCTGGCCACGAGCGGGGCGGCCAAGGCCCGCGCTATCGGAGAGGCATTCGCGGGGGCGTCACCCCAGCGCGTGCCGGTTGCGGGCGTGCTGACCCCCACGACTCGCGTGTACCTTGACGCTGCGGCGGCGGCCGACATCGACGTGTCACACGCGTGAGGGCTGCATGCACACGCGCTAGCGAAAGGCCAGGAAGACGAGGGTACAAGCAGCCCAGAGACCCATGATCGTCGCATACGGCCACCAGTAGCGACGGCTGATCGCGATGAACTCGCGGATGAAGGCGGTCGGGAAGTAATAGCGCGCCGTCCGTGACCCCAGCCCATCGGCGTTCAATCCGACCGCCCGCGCGTACATCGCGGCTCGGAACACGTGATAGTCGCTCGTGACCAGCGCGCTTCGAGGGTCTGGCACCGAGGAACGTTCGGCGATGAGGTCCCGAGAAAAACTCAGGTTCTCCCACGTCGTCGTGGAGCGATCTTCCAAAGCGATCTGGGAGGCAGGGACACCGAGGGCGCGCAGGTGCCGCGCCATCGCTTCGGCCTCCGAGATCTCCTCATCCTCACCCTGACCTCCGGATGGTACGAGGGTGGCGCGCCGGCCCTGCGCATTCCACAGCTCGCAGGCGCGTTCGACCCGCCCGGCAAGCAACGGCGTCAGCTCCTTCCCCTTCAGGCCTGCGCCGTGGATGATGATGAAGTCGTAGCGCCGACGCCTCGGGAGCGAACGGTAGAGCCACGAGTAGAGGAGCATCGCGGCAAAGGAGAGGAAGAACCACGCGCCGCACGCGGTGACGGCCAGGACGAAACCAACGACGACGCCGGGTAGCCGCGCCGCGTGGGCCACGGGAAGCGCACCGAACCACGCGACGATGGCGCAGGCGAAGAGCAGCGGCAGGGCGTGGGAGAGAGAGAAACCCTCCCGCTTGACGAGCATGACCTCGTTCACGAGCATGAACACGATCGTGATGACCGGGGTGAAAGCGACGGCGAGCGCGATGGGGAGCGTGATCCACCACTGTTTGAAGAACACGGCCGCCGCGCCGAGCGTGCACGCACAGAAGAAGAATAAGAAGAAGGCGTTGCGGAATTGCCTGGGTTCGCGCCAATAGGACCACAGAAAAATGGCTCCCCACACGATTGCAGGGAGCCACAGGGCGACGTCAGCCACGGTGGTCAGCCGCCAAACTTGGCGAGGAGGGCGTATCCGACAATGCACACCAGCCAGATCAGCAGCGTGCCCAGCGTGATCCGATTCAGGTTACGCTCGGCGACGCCCGAAGACCCGGCGGAGGAGGAAATGCCGCCACCGAACATG
Proteins encoded:
- the pgl gene encoding 6-phosphogluconolactonase; this translates as MLSVRTLAVLPGPQELAEAVGDALFARLRILIEEAEPGQRVNLAISGGAITSSLLPSLRGRVGEVDWSRVRVWFVDERYVAAGDPDRNDDQAWQGFFHAAPGVEFIRMPSRAPGGRGDDSLDAAALAFEDTWTSLMGDGSFDIALIGMGPDGHVASLFPGRIDDEARPILAVRDSPKPPPERITVSMPLMRRCAEVWLATSGAAKARAIGEAFAGASPQRVPVAGVLTPTTRVYLDAAAAADIDVSHA
- a CDS encoding YdcF family protein; amino-acid sequence: MADVALWLPAIVWGAIFLWSYWREPRQFRNAFFLFFFCACTLGAAAVFFKQWWITLPIALAVAFTPVITIVFMLVNEVMLVKREGFSLSHALPLLFACAIVAWFGALPVAHAARLPGVVVGFVLAVTACGAWFFLSFAAMLLYSWLYRSLPRRRRYDFIIIHGAGLKGKELTPLLAGRVERACELWNAQGRRATLVPSGGQGEDEEISEAEAMARHLRALGVPASQIALEDRSTTTWENLSFSRDLIAERSSVPDPRSALVTSDYHVFRAAMYARAVGLNADGLGSRTARYYFPTAFIREFIAISRRYWWPYATIMGLWAACTLVFLAFR
- a CDS encoding glucose-6-phosphate dehydrogenase assembly protein OpcA: MIITLKNTTSAQVASRIVELRDERGSAALSRVLTLLICVPDVIDVDNAIEVSDAVSREHPCRVIVIVEPSSVQGEASLNAQIRVGDAAGLSDIIILEPRGEAATNIDSLVMPLLQSDTPVVTYWPLTPPSDPGRHPLGRLAVKRITDSRATSCPMETLSALSSVYTSGDTDLAWAGVTLWRALLAAIAEDLDRMPTSIRIAGNATHPSPFLVAAWLHHQLGVPVERVVDPHALTITDITFFFDDDTTVSLSRSATSSVARLSRPGLEDRNVNLARRSVQDSLMEELRRLDPDVYYGELLTTELPRLAFCTEGK
- the secG gene encoding preprotein translocase subunit SecG, with amino-acid sequence MTILNNVLIVLIFLTSILLTLTVLMHKGQGGGLSDMFGGGISSSAGSSGVAERNLNRITLGTLLIWLVCIVGYALLAKFGG